One Mercurialis annua linkage group LG3, ddMerAnnu1.2, whole genome shotgun sequence DNA window includes the following coding sequences:
- the LOC126674478 gene encoding RNA-binding protein Y14: MATADAEAVDFEPEEDDLMDEDGGVDADTSPRAPLPKLKSAITGGAGASSSSLAAARKTKGRGFREETDADRQTRISSRGDFDSLGNDGGPGPQRSIEGWIILVTGLHEEAQEDHIQNEFRAFGEIKNLHLNLDRRTGFVKGYALIEFEKFEEAKTAIASLNGTELLTRIITVDWAFCSGPIKRKNMRSGRAHRSRSPRRRF; the protein is encoded by the exons ATGGCTACAGCAGACGCGGAAGCGGTTGACTTCGAGCCGGAGGAGGATGATCTGATGGACGAAGACGGCGGCGTAGACGCCGATACTTCTCCTAGGGCTCCACTTCCCAAACTGAAGTCCGCCATCACCGGAGGTGCCGgagcttcttcttcttcgctTGCGGCTGCTCGGAAGACTAAGGGCCGTGGCTTCAGAGAGGAGACTGATGCTGACCGTCAAACCCGAATTTCCTCTCGTGGTGACTTTGACTCCCTCGGAAACGACGGTGGGCCGGGCCCCCAGCGAT CTATTGAAGGATGGATTATTTTGGTGACTGGACTACATGAAGAGGCGCAGGAGGATCATATACAAAATGAATTTCGTGCATTTGGCGAGATTAAAAATTTGCATTTAAATCTTGATCGTCGGACTGGGTTTGTCAAG GGTTATGCACTCATtgaatttgagaaatttgaggaAGCAAAAACAGCAATAGCATCTTTGAATGGAACTGAACTTTTGACCCGGATCATCACTGTTGACTGGGCGTTCTGCAGTGGACCCATTAAAAGAAAGAATATGAG GTCAGGACGAGCTCACCGATCAAGGAGTCCAAGAAGAAGATTTTAA